A genome region from Setaria italica strain Yugu1 chromosome III, Setaria_italica_v2.0, whole genome shotgun sequence includes the following:
- the LOC101778219 gene encoding uncharacterized protein LOC101778219 isoform X1 codes for MSGGQEDPEGSDHNMDLGEGNTTTRIKRAKATNWPRVMSKFLLDWYLEKKRGMPPKTKFKKMHHVWCTSAVNAKFRTSYSVDQVHRHFRRFKEIWIVVTRYANETGSRFNNKHKMLILPAAIMASLPIAERAILAKPIPFFDHLLQLFNDGELDAACMRDPIMDDDSHEELETQIAMNIIAQGADTRDQDGANLDIIELEGEDNHHEVAASSGGVPCEVMSDTSAPSVQPSGSFAESTMAALKPSAKKMKIISKTKPNPKLQALVPRDGRNMDALNSTLVGIRDSAPKLVRTQPTTSDPNAPLWDMLKEIPLSHPDRLSVGMYLCKPESEVHRSFFMSMGKEYLESWARKFLAGEESGAL; via the exons ATGTCTGGAGGCCaagaagaccccgaaggctcag ATCACAACATGGACCTGGGAGAAGGCAATACCACCACACGGATCAAAAGGGCAAAAGCCACAAATTGGCCTAGGGTCATGTCAAAGTTTTTGCTTGATTGGTACCTTGAGAAAAAGAGAGGAATGCCACCCAAAACCAAGTTCAAGAAGATGCACCATGTTTGGTGCACATCTGCAGTAAATGCTAAATTCAGAACAAGTTACTCTGTCGATCAGGTCCATCGCCATTTTAGGCGTTTCAAGGAGATCTGGATCGTTGTGACTCGGTATGCCAATGAGACTGGGAGCAGATTCAACAATAAACACAAAATGCTTATACTTCCTGCTGCCATTATGGCTAGTTTACCT ATAGCAGAGCGTGCTATTCTCGCCAAGCCCATTCCATTCTTCGACCATCTGCTACAACTCTTTAATGATGGCGAGCTGGATGCTGCCTGCATGAGAGACCCTATTATGGATGATGATTCTCATGAGGAATTGGAAACCCAGATTGCAATGAATATTATTGCCCAGGGTGCAGACACAAGGGATCAAGATGGGGCGAACTTAGATATTATTGAGTTGGAAGGTGAAGATAACCATCATGAGGTGGCAGCAAGTAGCGGTGGGGTCCCTTGTGAAGTCATGTCTGACACTAGTGCACCATCTGTGCAGCCATCTGGTTCCTTTGCTGAGAGCACAATGGCTGCTCTCAAGCCTAGCGCAAAGAAGATGAAAATCATCAGCAAAACAAAACCAAATCCAAAGCTGCAGGCTCTAGTTCCACGTGATGGCAGGAACATGGACGCATTGAACAGTACATTAGTGGGAATCCGTGACAGTGCTCCAAAACTGGTTCGGACACAACCGACAACATCAGACCCAAATGCCCCTTTATGGGACATGCTAAAAGAAATTCCACTGTCTCATCCTGATAGGCTCTCTGTTGGAATGTACCTTTGTAAGCCAGAGTCTGAAGTGCATCGAAGCTTTTTCATGAGCATGGGTAAGGAGTACCTTGAATCATGGGCCCGTAAGTTCTTGGCTGGAGAGGAATCTGGGGCCTTATAG
- the LOC101779029 gene encoding serine/threonine-protein kinase 38-like isoform X2, producing MDSEMAEESAARGGAGQLAAVAEEGEGGAVAGAHAPAPAAAVGSSKTMERVAAAKKFIEDHYKAQMKNLQERKERRLVLEQQLASSQVPREEQLNLIKDLERKETEYMRLKRHRICVDDFEMLTIIGRGAFGEVRLCREKSSGNIYAMKKLKKSEMLVRGQVEHVRAERNLLAEVGSHCIVKLYYSFQDAEYLYLIMEYLPGGDMMNLLIREDTLNEDVARFYIAETVLAIESIHKHNYIHRDIKPDNLLLDKNGHMKLSDFGLCKPIDCSKLSTLNEDEPMADENLRESMDIDHSFSDTANGRRWRSPNEQLQHWQKNRRKLAFSTVGTPDYIAPEVLLKKGYGVECDWWSLGAIMYEMLVGYPPFYSDDPITTCRKIVHWRSYLKFPDSPSLSLEAKDLICRLLCDVDHRIGSGGADQIKAHPWFQGIEWDNLYEMEAAFKPQVNDELDTQNFMKFEESDPAPARPGSGASRKMMLNSKDLSFVGYTYKNFEAVKGLHQSADLRRSSSFTRHSTGSPSDMDSSMEQDGTDTHRRSSSSGDPMVP from the exons ATGGATAGCGAGATGGCGGAGGagtcggcggcgcgcggcggggctggacagctggcggcggtggcggaggagggtgagggcggagcggtggcgggggctcatgcgccggcgccggccgcggcggtcgGGTCCAGCAAGACCATGGAGCGCGTCGCGGCCGCGAAGAAGTTCATCGAGGACCACTACAAGGCGCAGATGAAGAACCTCCAGGAGCGCAAGGAGAG GCGCTTGGTTTTGGAACAACAGCTAGCTTCTTCACAAGTTCCCAGGGAGGAGCAGCTAAACTTAATAAAGGATCTGGAGAGAAAGGAGACTGAATACATGAGACTCAAAAGACACAGAATTTGTGTGGATGACTTTGAGATGCTCACTATCATTGGAAGAGGTGCCTTTGGGGAG GTTCGACTATGTCGGGAAAAATCCTCTGGTAACATTTATGCAATGAAAAAGCTAAAGAAGTCTGAAATGCTTGTCAGGGGTCAG GTGGAACATGTTAGAGCTGAAAGAAACTTGCTGGCTGAAGTTGGTAGCCACTGTATTGTGAAACTATATTATTCTTTCCAAGATGCTGAGTACCTCTATCTTATCATGGAGTACCTTCCTGGAGGTGACATGATGAACCTCCTCATACGGGAGGATACTCTGAATGAAGATGTGGCTCGTTTCTACATTGCTGAGACTGTTCTTGCAATCGAATCCATTCATAAACATAACTACATTCACAG GGATATAAAACCTGACAACCTACTCCTCGACAAGAATGGTCATATGAAATTGTCAGATTTTGGACTGTGCAAGCCAATTGATTGTTCAAAGTTGTCAACCTTGAATGAAGATGAACCAATGGCTGATGAAAACCTTAGGGAGTCCATGGACATTGATCATTCTTTCTCCGATACAGCAAATGGTAGGAGGTGGAGAAGTCCAAATGAACAGCTTCAGCACTGGCAGAAGAACAGGAGAAAACTG GCATTCTCAACAGTTGGGACACCTGATTATATTGCTCCGGAGGTTCTACTAAAGAAGGGATATGGAGTTGAATGTGACTG GTGGTCCCTTGGTGCAATCATGTATGAAATGCTTGTTGGCTATCCACCATTTTATTCAGATGATCCAATAACTACGTGCCGAAAG ATTGTGCATTGGAGAAGCTATTTGAAATTTCCAGACAGTCCAAGTTTGTCACTTGAAGCAAAGGATCTCATCTGTCGGTTATTATGTGATGTTGATCACAGGATTGGCAGTGGAGGGGCAGATCAAATAAAG GCTCATCCTTGGTTTCAAGGAATAGAATGGGACAACTTGTATGAGATGGAGGCAGCTTTCAAGCCTCAAGTAAATGATGAGCTGGATACACAGAACTTCATGAAGTTTGAGGAA TCTGACCCTGCTCCAGCAAGACCAGGTTCTGGGGCTTCAAGGAAG ATGATGCTTAATTCTAAGGATCTTAGCTTTGTGGGTTATACATACAAGAATTTTGAAGCTGTGAAAGGTTTGCATCAATCCGCAG ATCTGCGGAGAAGCTCCTCATTTACAAGGCACTCCACTGGCTCCCCATCTG ACATGGACTCATCAATGGAACAGGATGGAACGGACACCCACAGGCGCTCTAGTTCGTCCGGAGACCCTATGGTGCCATGA
- the LOC101777544 gene encoding glutamine--tRNA ligase, whose translation MATASDGGKGPGAAAVPPQLESFLAIGLDQRTAENALANRKVTANLTAVIAEAGVTECHKSVGNLLYTVATKYPANALVHRPDLIKYILSEKIKNSAQLDAALSFLSTLGPDSLDPVKFEEACGVGVVVSFEEIQSTVNDVLNENMEAILEQRYRINVGSLCGLVRKRQPWGDAKLVKEEIEKRLVEILGPKTEADNAKPIKKKKEKPAKVEEEKTVAAPPSEEELNPYSIFPQPEENFKVHTEIFFSDGNIWRAHNTKSILEKHLKVTGGKVMTRFPPEPNGYLHIGHAKAMFIDFGLAKERNGHCYLRFDDTNPEAEKKEYIDHIQEIVTWMGWEPYKVTYTSDYFQDLYELAICLIQKGLAYVDHQTPEEIKEYREKKMNSPWRDRPIEESLKLFEDMRHGLIAEGKATLRMKQDMQNDNKNMADLIAYRIKFTPHPHAGDKWFIYPSYDYAHCLVDSLENITHSLCTLEFDIRRPSYYWLLVALGQYQPYVWEYSRLNISNNVMSKRKLNRLVTDKWVDGWDDPRLLTLAGLRRRGVSSTAINSFIRGMGITRSDNSLIQVERLEYHIREELNKVAPRALVVLHPLKVVITNLDYGTIMNLDAKMWPNAPDSDASAHYKVPFSRTLYIEESDFRLKDSKDFYGLAPGKSVMLRHAFPIKCAEVIYGDNPDSIVEIQAEYDPSKATKPKGVLHWVAEPSPGVEPLKVEVRLFEKLFLSENPAELEDWLGDLNPQSKEVIKGAYAVPSLANAVLGDKFQFERLGYFAVDSDSTPEGLVFNRTVTLKDSFGKAGPK comes from the exons ATGGCGACCGCCAGCGACGGAGGCAaggggccgggagcggcggcggtgccgccgcAGCTTGAGTCGTTTCTGGCCATCGGGCTCGACCAGCGCACGGCGGAGAACGCCCTTGCCAACCGCAAGGTCACAGCCAACCTCACCGCCGTCATCGCCGAG GCTGGTGTTACTGAGTGCCACAAATCTGTGGGGAATCTCCTTTACACT GTTGCGACCAAGTATCCGGCAAATGCGCTAGTGCACCGACCAGATCTCATTAAGTACATTCTTTCAGAAAAG ATCAAGAATTCTGCACAATTGGATGCTGCTCTGTCATTTCTTTCTACCTTAGGTCCTGATTCCTTGGATCCAGTGAAGTTTGAAGAGGCTTGTGGTGTGG GGGTAGTTGTTTCGTTTGAAGAGATTCAGTCAACAGTCAATGATGTTCTAAATGAAAATATGGAGGCCATACTGGAACAGCGATATCGTATAAATG ttggCAGCTTATGTGGACTGGTTAGGAAGAGGCAACCCTGGGGTGATGCTAAGTTGGTCAAG GAGGAAATTGAGAAAAGGCTTGTGGAAATTTTAGGTCCAAAGACAGAAGCAGATAATGCTAAGcctattaaaaagaaaaaggagaagccTGCCAAAGTTGAG GAGGAGAAAACTGTTGCTGCTCCACCTTCTGAGGAGGAACTAAATCCGTACTCCATATTTCCTCAACCAGAGGAAAACTTCAAG GTCCATACAGAAATATTTTTCAGTGATGGAAATATATGGAGAGCACATAACACAAAGAGCATTTTAGAGAAACATCTTAAAGTAACTGGAGGAAAAGTGATGACCCGCTTTCCCCCTGAGCCTAATGGATACCTTCATATTGGTCATGCCAAG GCTATGTTCATTGATTTTGGACTTGCTAAAGAGCGCAATGGCCATTGTTACCTTAG GTTTGATGATACGAACCCGGAGGCTGAGAAGAAAGAATACATAGACCATATTCAAGAAATTGTCACATGGATGGGCTGGGAACCTTACAAAGTTACATACACGAGTGACTATTTCCAAGATCTATATGAACTTGCTATTTGTTTGATACAGAAGGGACTAGCCTATGTCGATCACCAG ACCCCAGAAGAAATTAAGGAGTATAGAGAAAAGAAGATGAATAGTCCATGGAGAGATAGGCCCATTGAGGAGTCGCTGAAGTTATTTGAAGATATGAGACATGGGTTGATTGCTGAGGGAAAGGCTACTCTCCGAATGAAGCAGGACATGCAGAATGACAACAAGAACATGGCTGACTTAATAGCATATAGAATAAAG TTTACACCTCATCCACATGCTGGAGACAAATGGTTCATCTACCCAAGCTATGACTATGCTCATTGTTTGGTAGATTCTCTTGAGAATATTACACACTCG TTGTGCACTCTAGAATTTGATATACGTCGTCCGTCATACTACTGGCTGCTTGTAGCCTTGGGCCAATACCAGCCATATGTCTGGGAATATTCAAGGCTAAACATATCAAACAATGTTATGTCCAAAAGAAAG CTGAATCGACTTGTCACGGACAAGTGGGTAGATGGGTGGGATGATCCTCGACTATTGACACTAGCAGGACTAAGAAGGAGAGGGGTATCATCAACAGCAATTAACTCTTTCATTCGTGGAATGGGAATAACAAGAAG TGATAATAGCTTGATTCAAGTTGAACGCCTTGAATACCATATTAGAGAAGAGCTTAACAAAGTAGCCCCTCGAGCTTTGGTTGTTTTGCATCCTCTAAAG GTTGTCATAACTAATTTAGATTACGGAACGATAATGAACCTTGATGCCAAAATGTGGCCTAATGCTCCTGACAGTGATGCTTCAGCCCACTATAAG GTTCCATTTTCAAGAACACTCTACATTGAAGAATCTGATTTCCGCCTAAAGGATTCGAAAGATTTCTATGGGCTTGCTCCTGGTAAATCAGTAATGCTGAG GCACGCATTCCCAATAAAATGTGCGGAGGTTATCTATGGAGACAATCCGGATAGTATTGTTGAAATCCAAGCTGAGTATGACCCTTCCAAGGCTACAAAACCGAAG GGCGTGTTACACTGGGTTGCCGAGCCTTCCCCTGGGGTTGAGCCACTCAAGGTTGAAGTGAGATTGTTTGAGAAACTGTTTCTTTCAGAG AACCCTGCAGAGCTCGAGGATTGGCTGGGTGATCTCAACCCGCAGTCAAAAGAGGTGATAAAGGGAGCATATGCTGTACCATCACTTGCAAATGCCGTGCTGGGTGACAAATTCCAGTTTGAACGCCTTG GTTACTTCGCCGTGGATTCAGACTCGACGCCTGAGGGGCTGGTGTTCAACAGAACGGTTACCCTAAAAGACTCCTTTGGAAAAGCTGGACCCAAGTGA
- the LOC101778621 gene encoding probable WRKY transcription factor 51 codes for MAASLGLNPEALFSSFSSSYYSPFMSDYAPSFPAASNAVDDAAAFSAELDDLCRFEYSPAAPVFASAGGGAGGDDRNDKSMSCEGGDEKRPRSNGRIGFRTRSEVEILDDGFKWRKYGKKAVKNSPNPRNYYRCSSEGCGVKKRVERDRDDPRYVITTYDGVHNHASPTAAAAIQYGSGGGGFYSPPSSGSPSAASYSGSYLF; via the exons ATGGCGGCCTCGCTTGGGCTGAACCCTGAAGCTCTCTTCagttccttctcctcgtcgtaCTACTCGCCCTTCATGTCCGACTACGCGCCGAGCTTCCCGGCGGCCAGTAACGCcgtcgacgacgcggcggccttCTCCGCCGAGCTCGATGATCTTTGCCGGTTTGAgtactcgccggcggcgccggtcttcgccagcgccggcggcggggctggtggGGACGATCGCAACGACAAGTCGAT GTCGTGTGAGGGTGGAGATGAGAAGAGACCGAGAAGCAATGGAAGGATCGGGTTCAGAACGCGATCGGAGGTGGAGATCTTGGACGACGGTTTCAAATGGAGGAAGTATGGGAAGAAGGCTGTCAAGAACAGCCCCAATCCAAG gAACTACTACCGGTGCTCGTCGGAGGGCTGCGGCGTGAAGAAGCGCGTCGAGAGGGACCGCGACGACCCCCGCTACGTCATCACCACCTACGACGGCGTCCACAACCACGccagccccaccgccgccgccgccatccagtacggcagcggcggcggcggcttctacAGCCCGCCGAGCAGCggctcgccgtcggccgcctcCTACTCGGGCTCCTACCTCTTCTGA
- the LOC101777131 gene encoding acyl transferase 15: protein MPMSVTVTKFRPVLVGPATAPEPAAEATVYINLSSFDRALAFFPVTSFHVFDRAIGAPAETVRGAMSRALVHYFPVAGRIVAAAADGERLRIACTGEGVSFVAATADRSLADAGLLDPPSGAALLDELAVGVGAEGFRPSDPLLLVQVTEFACGGFVVAVTRNHAVADGTGFAQFMRAVGELARGMPRPSVLPVSCGDDSLPELPPLVAAMENALVVLEPRDFAFLDITVPSSCIDRIKAGFAGQVTAGGGPCTVFEAVMAVLWQCRTRAVMPDDPSTPAPLIFAANVRKHAGARHGYYGNCITSAVAVPTSGEVANGGINDVVRLIKRAKQPIPHQFKRRNSGRVAGGGGEGEGGLSLSAEQAEVMFGYNAFDVTSWRNLGADAVDLGGGTPARVMCRMDRMPVPHCVACLPCRKDGANVLARCVREEHVDAFLRELAKFT, encoded by the coding sequence ATGCCGATGAGCGTCACCGTCACCAAGTTCCGGCCGGTGCTCGTCGGCCCGGCGACCGCGCCGgaaccggcggcggaggcgacggtATACATCAACCTCTCCTCGTTCGACAGGGCCCTCGCCTTCTTCCCCGTCACGTCGTTCCACGTCTTCGACCGCGCGATCGGCGCGCCGGCCGAGACCGTGCGGGGCGCCATGTCCCGCGCCCTGGTCCACTACTTCCCGGTCGCCGGCcgcatcgtcgccgccgccgccgacggcgagcggctGCGCATCGCCTGCACCGGCGAGGGCGTGTCCTTCGTGGCCGCGACGGCCGACCGCTCCCTGGCGGACGCCGGGCTCCTCGACCCGCCGTCCGGCGCGGCGCTGCTGGACGagctcgccgtcggcgtcggcgccgagGGGTTCCGCCCGTCGGacccgctgctgctggtgcaggTGACCGAGTTCGCCTGCGGCGGGTTCGTCGTCGCGGTGACGCGGAaccacgccgtcgccgacggaACGGGGTTCGCGCAGTTCATGCgcgccgtcggcgagctcgcgcgGGGCATGCCCCGGCCGTCCGTCCTCCCCGTCAGCTGCGGCGACGACTCCCTCccggagctgccgccgctcgtcgccgccatggAGAACGCGCTGGTCGTCCTCGAGCCGCGGGACTTCGCGTTCCTCGACATCACCGTCCCGTCCAGCTGCATCGACCGCATCAAAGCCGGATTCGCCGGCCAGgtcaccgccggcggcggcccctgcACCGTCTTCGAGGCGGTCATGGCCGTCCTCTGGCAGTGCCGGACGCGCGCCGTCATGCCGGACGACCCCTCGACCCCGGCGCCTCTCATCTTCGCGGCCAACGTGCGGAAGCACGCCGGCGCCAGGCACGGCTACTACGGCAACTGCATCacgtcggcggtggcggtgccgaCGAGCGGGGAGGTGGCGAACGGCGGCATCAACGACGTGGTGAGGCTGATCAAGCGCGCGAAACAGCCGATCCCGCACCAGTTCAAGAGGAGGAACAGCGGcagggtcgccggcggcggcggagaaggagaAGGTGGCTTGTCTCTGTCCGCGGAGCAGGCGGAGGTGATGTTCGGGTACAACGCCTTCGACGTGACGAGCTGGCGGAACCTGGGCGCCGACGCGGTGGACTTGGGCGGCGGGACGCCGGCGAGGGTGATGTGCCGGATGGACAGGATGCCGGTGCCGCACTGCGTGGCGTGCCTGCCATGCAGGAAGGACGGGGCCAACGTGCTGGCGCGCTGCGTCAGGGAGGAGCACGTCGACGCCTTCCTCAGGGAGTTGGCCAAGTTCACCTGA
- the LOC101778219 gene encoding uncharacterized protein LOC101778219 isoform X2, producing MDLGEGNTTTRIKRAKATNWPRVMSKFLLDWYLEKKRGMPPKTKFKKMHHVWCTSAVNAKFRTSYSVDQVHRHFRRFKEIWIVVTRYANETGSRFNNKHKMLILPAAIMASLPIAERAILAKPIPFFDHLLQLFNDGELDAACMRDPIMDDDSHEELETQIAMNIIAQGADTRDQDGANLDIIELEGEDNHHEVAASSGGVPCEVMSDTSAPSVQPSGSFAESTMAALKPSAKKMKIISKTKPNPKLQALVPRDGRNMDALNSTLVGIRDSAPKLVRTQPTTSDPNAPLWDMLKEIPLSHPDRLSVGMYLCKPESEVHRSFFMSMGKEYLESWARKFLAGEESGAL from the exons ATGGACCTGGGAGAAGGCAATACCACCACACGGATCAAAAGGGCAAAAGCCACAAATTGGCCTAGGGTCATGTCAAAGTTTTTGCTTGATTGGTACCTTGAGAAAAAGAGAGGAATGCCACCCAAAACCAAGTTCAAGAAGATGCACCATGTTTGGTGCACATCTGCAGTAAATGCTAAATTCAGAACAAGTTACTCTGTCGATCAGGTCCATCGCCATTTTAGGCGTTTCAAGGAGATCTGGATCGTTGTGACTCGGTATGCCAATGAGACTGGGAGCAGATTCAACAATAAACACAAAATGCTTATACTTCCTGCTGCCATTATGGCTAGTTTACCT ATAGCAGAGCGTGCTATTCTCGCCAAGCCCATTCCATTCTTCGACCATCTGCTACAACTCTTTAATGATGGCGAGCTGGATGCTGCCTGCATGAGAGACCCTATTATGGATGATGATTCTCATGAGGAATTGGAAACCCAGATTGCAATGAATATTATTGCCCAGGGTGCAGACACAAGGGATCAAGATGGGGCGAACTTAGATATTATTGAGTTGGAAGGTGAAGATAACCATCATGAGGTGGCAGCAAGTAGCGGTGGGGTCCCTTGTGAAGTCATGTCTGACACTAGTGCACCATCTGTGCAGCCATCTGGTTCCTTTGCTGAGAGCACAATGGCTGCTCTCAAGCCTAGCGCAAAGAAGATGAAAATCATCAGCAAAACAAAACCAAATCCAAAGCTGCAGGCTCTAGTTCCACGTGATGGCAGGAACATGGACGCATTGAACAGTACATTAGTGGGAATCCGTGACAGTGCTCCAAAACTGGTTCGGACACAACCGACAACATCAGACCCAAATGCCCCTTTATGGGACATGCTAAAAGAAATTCCACTGTCTCATCCTGATAGGCTCTCTGTTGGAATGTACCTTTGTAAGCCAGAGTCTGAAGTGCATCGAAGCTTTTTCATGAGCATGGGTAAGGAGTACCTTGAATCATGGGCCCGTAAGTTCTTGGCTGGAGAGGAATCTGGGGCCTTATAG
- the LOC101779029 gene encoding serine/threonine-protein kinase 38-like isoform X1, which yields MDSEMAEESAARGGAGQLAAVAEEGEGGAVAGAHAPAPAAAVGSSKTMERVAAAKKFIEDHYKAQMKNLQERKERRLVLEQQLASSQVPREEQLNLIKDLERKETEYMRLKRHRICVDDFEMLTIIGRGAFGEVRLCREKSSGNIYAMKKLKKSEMLVRGQVEHVRAERNLLAEVGSHCIVKLYYSFQDAEYLYLIMEYLPGGDMMNLLIREDTLNEDVARFYIAETVLAIESIHKHNYIHRDIKPDNLLLDKNGHMKLSDFGLCKPIDCSKLSTLNEDEPMADENLRESMDIDHSFSDTANGRRWRSPNEQLQHWQKNRRKLAFSTVGTPDYIAPEVLLKKGYGVECDWWSLGAIMYEMLVGYPPFYSDDPITTCRKIVHWRSYLKFPDSPSLSLEAKDLICRLLCDVDHRIGSGGADQIKAHPWFQGIEWDNLYEMEAAFKPQVNDELDTQNFMKFEESDPAPARPGSGASRKMMLNSKDLSFVGYTYKNFEAVKGLHQSADLRRSSSFTRHSTGSPSDSADMDSSMEQDGTDTHRRSSSSGDPMVP from the exons ATGGATAGCGAGATGGCGGAGGagtcggcggcgcgcggcggggctggacagctggcggcggtggcggaggagggtgagggcggagcggtggcgggggctcatgcgccggcgccggccgcggcggtcgGGTCCAGCAAGACCATGGAGCGCGTCGCGGCCGCGAAGAAGTTCATCGAGGACCACTACAAGGCGCAGATGAAGAACCTCCAGGAGCGCAAGGAGAG GCGCTTGGTTTTGGAACAACAGCTAGCTTCTTCACAAGTTCCCAGGGAGGAGCAGCTAAACTTAATAAAGGATCTGGAGAGAAAGGAGACTGAATACATGAGACTCAAAAGACACAGAATTTGTGTGGATGACTTTGAGATGCTCACTATCATTGGAAGAGGTGCCTTTGGGGAG GTTCGACTATGTCGGGAAAAATCCTCTGGTAACATTTATGCAATGAAAAAGCTAAAGAAGTCTGAAATGCTTGTCAGGGGTCAG GTGGAACATGTTAGAGCTGAAAGAAACTTGCTGGCTGAAGTTGGTAGCCACTGTATTGTGAAACTATATTATTCTTTCCAAGATGCTGAGTACCTCTATCTTATCATGGAGTACCTTCCTGGAGGTGACATGATGAACCTCCTCATACGGGAGGATACTCTGAATGAAGATGTGGCTCGTTTCTACATTGCTGAGACTGTTCTTGCAATCGAATCCATTCATAAACATAACTACATTCACAG GGATATAAAACCTGACAACCTACTCCTCGACAAGAATGGTCATATGAAATTGTCAGATTTTGGACTGTGCAAGCCAATTGATTGTTCAAAGTTGTCAACCTTGAATGAAGATGAACCAATGGCTGATGAAAACCTTAGGGAGTCCATGGACATTGATCATTCTTTCTCCGATACAGCAAATGGTAGGAGGTGGAGAAGTCCAAATGAACAGCTTCAGCACTGGCAGAAGAACAGGAGAAAACTG GCATTCTCAACAGTTGGGACACCTGATTATATTGCTCCGGAGGTTCTACTAAAGAAGGGATATGGAGTTGAATGTGACTG GTGGTCCCTTGGTGCAATCATGTATGAAATGCTTGTTGGCTATCCACCATTTTATTCAGATGATCCAATAACTACGTGCCGAAAG ATTGTGCATTGGAGAAGCTATTTGAAATTTCCAGACAGTCCAAGTTTGTCACTTGAAGCAAAGGATCTCATCTGTCGGTTATTATGTGATGTTGATCACAGGATTGGCAGTGGAGGGGCAGATCAAATAAAG GCTCATCCTTGGTTTCAAGGAATAGAATGGGACAACTTGTATGAGATGGAGGCAGCTTTCAAGCCTCAAGTAAATGATGAGCTGGATACACAGAACTTCATGAAGTTTGAGGAA TCTGACCCTGCTCCAGCAAGACCAGGTTCTGGGGCTTCAAGGAAG ATGATGCTTAATTCTAAGGATCTTAGCTTTGTGGGTTATACATACAAGAATTTTGAAGCTGTGAAAGGTTTGCATCAATCCGCAG ATCTGCGGAGAAGCTCCTCATTTACAAGGCACTCCACTGGCTCCCCATCTG ATTCAGCAGACATGGACTCATCAATGGAACAGGATGGAACGGACACCCACAGGCGCTCTAGTTCGTCCGGAGACCCTATGGTGCCATGA